Proteins found in one Aneurinibacillus uraniidurans genomic segment:
- a CDS encoding sugar phosphate nucleotidyltransferase produces the protein MKIILLAGGSGKRLWPLSNEIRSKIFLTLLRTEDGGRESMIQRICRQLDAAGLLSSTYIVTHQSQIEIMKNQIGEHIPIISEPYKKGTFTAISLAIAYLHSKVHVDPNEMVCVIPVDLLTEAAFFDLLHKLPHILTQSQANLALLGTIPKSPSNQFGYIVPKRTDSTDYYPVAHFVEKPDEQKARTLLKNNALWNCGVFAFPLKFMLSHLTEKKLPLVHEEILAQYEQLPELSFDHEVVEKIHHSVVVPYDGSWNDLGSWEALVGHLESNILGSGQITEDSVNTHIVNELSYPITVIDVSNIIVAASLDGILIASKKNANRIKQILPPPQQRPLYEEKRWGTYRVLDHSKAENEIETLTKKIKLLPGKNISYQLHHKRREVWIIISGSGEFILENKLYSIKTGDVLQIPLGAKHGLKATTPLELIEVQIGTELVEEDIVRLAMSWEEAVKYCNNEDNCV, from the coding sequence TTGAAAATCATCTTATTAGCTGGTGGTTCTGGAAAAAGGCTGTGGCCGCTATCAAATGAGATTCGATCCAAAATATTTCTGACATTACTCCGAACAGAAGACGGCGGCAGAGAATCTATGATACAAAGAATTTGCAGGCAATTGGATGCGGCTGGATTACTTTCATCCACTTATATTGTGACGCATCAAAGCCAAATTGAAATTATGAAAAATCAGATTGGTGAGCATATTCCAATTATCAGCGAACCATATAAAAAGGGTACATTCACTGCCATTTCTTTAGCCATAGCGTATCTCCATTCAAAAGTTCATGTAGACCCAAATGAAATGGTGTGTGTCATTCCCGTCGATTTACTTACTGAAGCTGCTTTCTTCGACCTACTGCACAAACTTCCGCACATCCTCACTCAATCTCAGGCCAATCTTGCTCTTCTTGGAACCATTCCTAAATCCCCCTCTAATCAATTCGGCTATATTGTGCCAAAAAGAACCGATTCGACGGACTATTATCCTGTTGCCCACTTCGTTGAAAAACCTGATGAGCAAAAAGCACGTACTCTACTAAAAAATAATGCCCTGTGGAATTGTGGTGTTTTCGCCTTTCCACTAAAATTCATGCTTTCTCACTTAACAGAGAAAAAGCTGCCTCTTGTTCATGAGGAAATACTAGCTCAATATGAACAGCTACCTGAATTAAGCTTTGATCATGAAGTCGTAGAAAAGATTCATCATTCTGTTGTTGTTCCATATGATGGATCCTGGAATGATTTAGGTAGTTGGGAGGCACTAGTAGGTCATCTTGAAAGTAATATCCTCGGTTCCGGCCAAATTACCGAAGACTCAGTCAATACCCATATCGTAAATGAACTTTCTTATCCGATTACGGTGATCGATGTATCCAACATTATCGTAGCCGCCAGCCTGGATGGGATTCTGATTGCCAGCAAAAAAAATGCAAATCGGATTAAACAAATACTTCCTCCTCCTCAGCAAAGACCATTGTATGAAGAGAAAAGATGGGGAACATATCGCGTTTTAGACCACTCGAAAGCAGAAAATGAAATCGAGACTCTCACAAAAAAAATCAAATTATTGCCCGGAAAAAATATCAGCTATCAACTGCATCATAAAAGAAGGGAAGTTTGGATTATTATTTCTGGTTCTGGAGAGTTTATTTTAGAGAACAAACTTTATTCCATTAAAACGGGTGATGTTCTGCAAATTCCTCTTGGTGCAAAACACGGCTTAAAGGCTACTACCCCTCTCGAATTAATCGAAGTTCAAATCGGAACGGAGCTTGTAGAAGAAGATATCGTTCGTTTAGCCATGAGTTGGGAAGAAGCCGTCAAGTATTGTAACAATGAAGATAATTGTGTATAG
- a CDS encoding DUF6492 family protein, with protein sequence MQKTKIDVLIPVIEKDLGTLPFVIDSVRKHVQHPIGNIFIVAPPSEKIKNVCKQKHCKFINENKVLPITKKNINYRTNKWDRSGWLFQQLLKLSGDSLCSQKFYLVIDADTVLIRPHRFRQNQKTIFYCRSWSRAEYFRTYKKLMGRRATAPTYFVAHYMLFEKAKVRKLKRAIAAKHNTSWYKAIIRSINKSKKITFSEFETYGNFIYSNYPGQFVIKRTLNRSLPRSVTRLSRLNISKLAKKYRSISLHVRKKHR encoded by the coding sequence ATGCAGAAAACAAAAATCGATGTGTTAATCCCGGTTATTGAGAAAGACTTGGGGACCCTCCCCTTTGTGATTGATAGTGTACGAAAACATGTACAACATCCGATCGGAAACATATTCATTGTTGCCCCCCCAAGTGAAAAAATAAAAAATGTATGCAAGCAAAAACACTGCAAATTCATCAATGAAAATAAGGTCCTCCCTATCACAAAAAAGAATATTAATTATCGGACAAATAAATGGGATCGCTCCGGTTGGCTTTTTCAACAGCTGCTAAAATTAAGCGGCGATTCATTATGCTCTCAGAAATTCTATCTCGTCATTGATGCCGATACCGTATTAATTCGTCCGCATCGCTTTCGACAAAATCAGAAGACCATATTCTATTGCAGAAGTTGGAGTCGCGCAGAATATTTTAGAACATACAAAAAGCTAATGGGGAGAAGAGCTACCGCCCCTACCTATTTTGTTGCCCACTATATGCTCTTTGAGAAAGCAAAAGTTAGAAAACTAAAAAGAGCCATTGCAGCTAAACACAATACAAGCTGGTACAAAGCTATCATACGAAGCATTAATAAATCCAAGAAAATAACCTTCTCCGAATTTGAAACATACGGGAATTTCATATACTCGAATTACCCTGGACAATTTGTTATAAAGAGAACCTTGAACCGAAGCTTACCGAGGAGTGTAACGAGATTATCAAGATTAAACATAAGTAAACTCGCAAAAAAATATAGATCCATATCTTTACACGTACGAAAAAAACACCGTTGA
- a CDS encoding RNA polymerase sigma factor, whose protein sequence is MPISYANSIEKREGSGGVDLEAERHLLDEIRRGNKGAFQNLVSPLIAKSYRSALAILGSTQLAEEAVQNSLIESYSTIMSGKEIFNFRGWFSRVIAHRSLDIARKEKNYKNNVDIGEIELEDASASPVENVLRKEQSKQIIEAIMNLELQQRIVVGLYYFQELKIEEIATMLAIKEGTVKSRLYHARLKLNHILHSSNPHVKEGLI, encoded by the coding sequence ATGCCGATTTCTTACGCCAATAGTATAGAGAAGAGGGAAGGAAGTGGGGGCGTGGATTTAGAAGCAGAGCGGCATTTGTTGGATGAAATACGACGAGGAAATAAAGGAGCTTTCCAGAATTTGGTCAGTCCATTAATTGCGAAGTCCTATCGATCTGCGTTAGCAATTTTGGGATCAACGCAATTGGCAGAGGAAGCTGTACAAAATTCGTTAATTGAATCGTATTCAACGATTATGAGTGGGAAAGAGATCTTCAACTTTCGAGGCTGGTTTAGTCGCGTTATTGCACATCGATCATTAGATATCGCAAGAAAGGAGAAAAACTATAAAAACAACGTAGATATTGGTGAGATAGAGCTCGAGGATGCATCGGCTTCTCCTGTGGAAAATGTTCTAAGGAAAGAGCAGTCTAAGCAGATTATCGAGGCTATTATGAATTTAGAACTCCAGCAGCGTATTGTAGTGGGACTATATTATTTTCAGGAACTAAAAATTGAAGAAATTGCTACAATGCTAGCTATAAAAGAGGGGACGGTCAAATCTCGACTTTATCATGCCAGACTGAAGCTAAATCATATCCTTCATAGTTCAAATCCGCATGTAAAGGAGGGCCTGATATGA
- a CDS encoding DUF4179 domain-containing protein, translating to MKSESDLKVSLEQSFDQIHVPESLYQFAEELPERFEAGEYENIAQHVPTSTTVRPSRFLSGLVKSATVAAILVLAFPTSATISSAFATLVKGVPGIEIAVDWLRHVRENDGVQNAIDNEYIPIEPVTRQIGGTTITISDIYLTDEELLFKTFIRTNEFDVTDTRGTVRLNVYPDPENLRGGGSTTASSLVKTTDGNNKPVLQESYKYQLEEGAAADFLAKNRKLTLVVDKNTFNHGSKKLQSKELGKIVIPLEPNKLLHNKVVETKQILPIDDRDWEGLTLEKLTIQPTTMNVIMKGKKEWNVYFPWEENIAPYLKDDKGKIYRYDPSGPGLLLEAGKQQLSFSSSVFFDSDVRTMYLHVGEIFVTEHTPSGSFNLSMNDTFPKTVRFKNHDIVIEGVEYHPEGYIHVKIRKENAKQKYLEGLYFDSIENKNVNRDELNEKIERLMKMLKIDGLGHAKDYHKTPYLSLYIPVSHQGRYTISISRANDRIIVNKDYPIQLK from the coding sequence ATGAAAAGTGAAAGTGATCTTAAAGTAAGCTTAGAACAATCCTTCGATCAAATTCATGTTCCAGAATCGTTGTATCAATTTGCTGAAGAATTGCCGGAACGATTTGAGGCAGGAGAGTATGAGAATATTGCCCAGCATGTTCCAACCTCGACTACTGTTCGTCCGTCTCGATTTTTATCAGGTCTGGTTAAAAGCGCTACTGTTGCGGCAATTTTAGTGCTTGCGTTTCCTACTAGTGCGACAATATCATCTGCTTTTGCCACATTAGTAAAAGGGGTGCCAGGCATAGAAATCGCAGTCGATTGGCTGAGGCATGTCAGAGAGAATGATGGTGTCCAAAATGCAATAGACAATGAATACATTCCGATTGAACCAGTTACACGCCAGATCGGTGGAACAACGATAACAATCAGTGATATTTATCTGACAGATGAGGAACTGTTATTCAAAACATTCATTCGTACGAATGAATTTGATGTAACAGATACCAGAGGGACAGTTCGACTTAATGTATATCCTGATCCAGAGAATTTGCGTGGAGGAGGATCAACCACTGCTTCTTCCCTGGTAAAGACAACAGATGGTAACAATAAACCAGTTCTACAAGAGTCGTATAAATATCAATTGGAGGAGGGTGCTGCTGCAGATTTTTTAGCAAAGAATAGAAAACTCACCTTAGTAGTAGATAAAAATACGTTTAATCACGGGTCGAAAAAGCTGCAAAGTAAAGAGTTAGGCAAGATTGTTATACCACTAGAACCAAACAAGTTACTGCATAATAAGGTAGTTGAAACCAAGCAAATACTCCCTATCGACGACCGGGATTGGGAGGGGTTAACGCTAGAAAAACTAACGATCCAGCCGACAACGATGAACGTGATTATGAAAGGAAAAAAGGAATGGAACGTATATTTCCCTTGGGAGGAAAATATAGCACCATATTTAAAGGATGACAAGGGAAAGATATATCGTTACGATCCATCTGGCCCAGGCCTGCTACTGGAAGCGGGTAAGCAACAACTTTCTTTTTCTTCATCGGTTTTCTTTGATTCTGATGTTCGTACGATGTACTTACATGTGGGGGAGATTTTTGTGACCGAGCATACTCCGAGTGGGAGTTTCAACTTGTCCATGAATGATACATTCCCCAAAACCGTTCGCTTTAAAAATCATGATATCGTAATTGAGGGAGTAGAATACCACCCAGAAGGATATATTCATGTGAAAATAAGAAAAGAGAATGCCAAGCAAAAGTATTTGGAGGGCCTATACTTTGATAGCATAGAAAATAAGAATGTAAATCGTGACGAGTTGAACGAAAAGATCGAGAGACTTATGAAGATGTTAAAGATTGATGGATTGGGGCATGCGAAAGACTATCATAAAACACCATACCTGAGTCTTTATATTCCTGTATCCCATCAAGGGCGGTATACGATTTCTATATCTCGTGCTAATGATAGGATTATCGTTAATAAAGATTACCCCATTCAATTAAAATAG
- a CDS encoding response regulator transcription factor produces the protein MNHYSILVVDDEKEIRDAIAIYLKNEGMTVIQAKDGIEAVEKLNEQVVHLIILDIMMPKMDGIATTCKIREEKNIPIIILSAKSEDMDKILGLQVGADDYVTKPFNPLELIARVKSQLRRYVTLGTYEGKEAVIHINGLALDTSAKEVTVDGEVVKLTPTEYKIVELLMTNAGRVFSITEIYERVWKEPGFNVENTVAVHIRKIREKIEINPKQPKYVKVVWGIGYKIEK, from the coding sequence ATGAACCATTATTCCATATTAGTTGTCGATGATGAGAAAGAGATCCGCGATGCGATCGCAATTTATTTAAAAAATGAAGGCATGACTGTTATACAAGCAAAAGACGGCATTGAGGCTGTTGAGAAGTTGAACGAACAAGTCGTTCATCTCATTATTTTAGACATTATGATGCCGAAGATGGATGGGATCGCTACAACATGCAAAATACGTGAGGAAAAAAATATCCCGATTATTATCCTCAGTGCCAAAAGTGAAGACATGGATAAAATTTTAGGGCTTCAGGTTGGTGCCGATGACTATGTCACAAAACCATTTAATCCATTAGAGTTGATTGCCCGGGTGAAATCACAGCTAAGAAGATACGTGACTCTGGGTACATATGAGGGGAAAGAGGCCGTCATTCACATTAATGGTCTTGCATTGGATACGTCCGCAAAAGAAGTAACTGTAGATGGTGAGGTCGTGAAGTTAACACCGACTGAATATAAGATTGTCGAATTACTTATGACGAATGCGGGGCGTGTATTTTCTATTACGGAAATTTATGAACGGGTGTGGAAAGAACCGGGTTTTAATGTAGAGAATACGGTAGCCGTTCACATTCGTAAGATTCGGGAAAAAATTGAAATCAATCCGAAACAGCCGAAATATGTAAAGGTGGTATGGGGAATTGGATATAAAATCGAAAAATAA
- a CDS encoding sensor histidine kinase, giving the protein MDIKSKNKIRFVTWILLFTFGVSGIVMGICNGKDYMEKDYFHTQQFEDQLNRFVEHLKLFEIGRINKEDLKKKITVTAEEINEHRYRYGDLSTQITNIKGQYEDKIKEALSAHNKEIVDMYVAERDKKIADITNNFKSDEYVRAKIVKEKEQRIDQYLQGIESYRSEFMNDKAIFTYYLKNTTTGEVYTNVDTSRGSVADDTAINNKNMLFIQSYPSEKYGGLSNREPSSLLNYNDVVTPLLEKGEVSTFEGKIGVPNGGASTNPILANYHDFLQKQKVFFIYVISSIFTFVLSLYLNKRTPIMQLIPTARWQSYYNRIPLDVAGIILAFTGLLTFFLFVVDNNFHLQRDLYDYGRGALVRGMVTAFFVALVLIQRKFWTERAKERIDIKSDWQKSLLYRMYKKIREAFAIRSIGTQILILVAIVFICGAGSIIFFPLFGLIGILVLIVIINGAGYFNRIVITTNGLVRGNSEPDLPITGKSALAVLAGNINTLKHGIKVSQKEQAKSERLKTELITNVSHDLRTPLTSIITYTELLKTPNLADEERDTYIEIIDRKSKRLQVLIDDLFEASKMASGNIELVKEKVDLVQLLQQALAEHNETIQQSTLQFRVTHPETSVYAVVDGQKLWRVFDNLIGNILKYSLENTRVYISMKPLQEDVVITFKNVAKYELGENIDELFERFKRGDTSRHTEGSGLGLAIAKSIIDLHEGSMDIEVDGDLFKVTVVLNSRGS; this is encoded by the coding sequence TTGGATATAAAATCGAAAAATAAAATAAGATTTGTTACGTGGATTTTGTTGTTTACGTTCGGAGTAAGCGGTATCGTTATGGGTATATGCAATGGAAAAGATTATATGGAAAAAGACTATTTTCATACACAACAGTTTGAGGATCAGTTGAATCGATTTGTTGAGCATCTCAAGCTATTTGAGATCGGTCGTATAAATAAAGAAGATCTAAAAAAGAAAATCACCGTCACAGCAGAGGAAATTAATGAACATCGTTATCGTTACGGGGATTTATCGACACAAATTACCAATATAAAAGGTCAATATGAAGACAAAATTAAAGAGGCATTGTCAGCACACAATAAAGAAATAGTCGATATGTATGTGGCCGAAAGGGATAAGAAAATAGCAGATATTACGAACAATTTCAAAAGCGATGAATATGTTCGAGCAAAAATTGTGAAGGAAAAAGAGCAACGTATAGATCAGTATCTTCAGGGAATCGAAAGTTATCGTTCAGAATTCATGAATGACAAAGCAATTTTTACGTATTATTTAAAGAATACAACAACAGGGGAAGTTTATACAAATGTAGATACAAGTAGGGGAAGTGTAGCAGACGATACAGCTATAAATAACAAAAATATGCTATTTATTCAAAGCTATCCTTCGGAGAAGTATGGTGGACTTTCCAATCGAGAGCCATCTAGCTTACTTAATTATAATGATGTGGTAACCCCGTTATTAGAAAAGGGAGAAGTCAGCACATTTGAAGGAAAGATTGGTGTGCCTAACGGAGGTGCTTCGACCAATCCGATTCTAGCAAACTATCATGATTTTCTACAAAAACAAAAAGTTTTCTTTATATACGTCATCAGTAGTATTTTTACCTTTGTATTAAGTTTGTATCTGAATAAAAGAACACCTATCATGCAGCTTATTCCCACAGCGAGATGGCAGTCTTACTATAACCGTATTCCGCTGGATGTAGCGGGAATCATCTTAGCATTTACAGGGCTTTTGACATTTTTTCTTTTTGTAGTGGATAACAATTTTCACCTGCAACGGGATTTGTATGATTATGGTAGAGGTGCACTGGTCAGGGGAATGGTTACCGCATTTTTCGTTGCACTTGTACTTATTCAACGAAAATTTTGGACAGAGCGAGCAAAAGAGCGAATCGATATAAAGTCAGACTGGCAAAAGAGTTTACTGTACAGGATGTATAAGAAAATACGAGAAGCATTTGCGATTCGGAGTATCGGTACGCAAATACTCATTCTGGTAGCGATTGTATTCATCTGTGGTGCAGGTTCCATAATATTTTTCCCGCTATTTGGTTTAATAGGGATTCTCGTTCTGATCGTTATCATAAATGGTGCTGGCTATTTTAATCGCATCGTTATTACCACTAACGGATTAGTACGCGGAAATTCTGAGCCAGATTTACCTATAACGGGAAAATCAGCATTAGCTGTTCTCGCCGGTAACATTAATACCTTAAAGCATGGGATTAAAGTATCTCAAAAAGAGCAGGCGAAAAGTGAACGATTAAAAACGGAGCTAATTACAAATGTAAGTCATGATCTGCGTACGCCACTTACATCGATTATTACGTACACTGAGCTGCTGAAGACACCAAACTTGGCAGATGAAGAACGGGATACGTATATTGAGATCATTGATCGTAAATCAAAACGATTACAAGTGCTTATCGATGACCTATTCGAAGCATCAAAAATGGCAAGCGGGAATATTGAGCTTGTAAAAGAAAAGGTAGACCTTGTCCAGCTTTTGCAGCAAGCACTTGCTGAACATAATGAAACAATTCAACAATCAACATTACAATTTCGTGTTACGCATCCTGAGACATCCGTGTATGCCGTTGTTGATGGACAAAAGTTATGGCGCGTGTTTGATAACCTGATTGGCAATATACTTAAGTATTCACTGGAAAATACGCGTGTATATATCTCGATGAAACCATTGCAGGAAGACGTAGTGATTACGTTTAAAAATGTTGCTAAATATGAGCTAGGTGAGAATATCGACGAGTTGTTTGAGCGATTTAAACGGGGGGACACATCCCGCCATACGGAAGGATCAGGACTTGGACTAGCTATTGCTAAATCAATTATTGATCTCCACGAAGGCAGTATGGATATTGAAGTGGATGGCGATTTATTTAAAGTAACAGTTGTATTGAATAGTAGAGGAAGCTAA
- a CDS encoding tetratricopeptide repeat protein yields the protein MNDSYTVKQSSTHSHDKTFQGRVKRITIYLQSKVLEIIDSNHSVFYLLYFKNNVLGGGILQDIYEETFLHKAFQQGMSIHPSHPLFSAFLPKNHTIHIPNQNEVFTHLQNHLSLTEVSLAATYMDNFMEESQLISVIRRIFNYFKQNGQLAKAYETAKILLTFSPNLKAMQEMIRTSQFEKYRTTDASSLLMESLYYQNRTEPTAERHLHQLLHEQSRHLERLLLFMNLFEMKHDFSDYESFTHLVKQALTPEERYKTLQFLCERSTTYAPLSQHFLQEMIQLKQYSEALSFLITHSSTLSSDDYSLIEMMVEQVEPAYIIRLPAINQVICHLYPAEPEKKETLVRRLVTCLLTQAEPCQVQEWLQPIRLTSPRLPVVRDIDQLISLSQDLDQLTRLGELYYQFGLLDQSIEAFTWEMELKPDELGPVRWLSKLYKEKGMKDEANTYKNLSIHMAKRA from the coding sequence ATGAATGATTCCTATACAGTAAAACAAAGCAGTACCCATTCTCATGACAAAACCTTTCAGGGCCGAGTGAAGCGAATCACGATCTATCTTCAAAGCAAAGTGCTGGAGATTATCGATTCGAATCACTCGGTTTTTTATTTACTCTATTTCAAGAACAACGTGCTCGGCGGAGGAATTCTACAAGACATCTACGAGGAAACCTTTCTTCATAAAGCATTCCAACAAGGAATGAGTATTCATCCTTCTCACCCTCTTTTCTCGGCTTTCCTTCCGAAAAACCATACCATCCATATTCCTAACCAAAATGAAGTGTTTACTCACTTACAAAACCACCTCTCTCTAACAGAGGTTTCACTGGCCGCTACTTATATGGATAATTTCATGGAGGAATCGCAGCTAATTAGTGTCATCCGCCGAATTTTTAATTACTTTAAACAAAACGGTCAGCTTGCCAAAGCGTATGAAACGGCCAAAATACTCCTCACCTTCTCACCGAATCTCAAAGCCATGCAGGAAATGATCCGCACCTCACAATTTGAAAAATATCGGACAACCGACGCATCTTCTCTGCTTATGGAATCACTCTATTATCAAAATCGCACCGAACCAACCGCTGAACGCCACCTTCATCAATTATTACACGAACAATCACGCCATCTGGAGCGACTCCTTTTATTCATGAATCTGTTCGAGATGAAACATGACTTCTCTGATTACGAATCGTTTACTCATCTGGTAAAACAAGCACTTACCCCAGAAGAACGTTATAAAACATTACAATTTTTGTGTGAACGCTCAACCACTTATGCCCCATTATCGCAACACTTCCTCCAGGAAATGATTCAGCTCAAACAGTATTCGGAGGCATTATCATTCCTCATTACGCATTCCTCCACACTCTCTTCCGACGATTATTCACTAATCGAAATGATGGTCGAACAGGTAGAACCTGCCTACATCATACGTCTGCCAGCCATCAATCAAGTCATTTGTCACCTTTATCCTGCTGAGCCCGAAAAAAAAGAAACGCTTGTCCGCCGTTTGGTTACTTGTTTACTCACACAAGCTGAACCGTGCCAGGTACAGGAATGGTTACAACCAATTCGGTTAACAAGTCCTCGCCTGCCTGTAGTTAGGGACATCGATCAACTCATCTCCTTATCGCAAGATCTCGACCAGCTTACACGCCTAGGCGAACTATATTATCAATTTGGTCTACTTGATCAATCAATCGAGGCCTTCACCTGGGAGATGGAGCTAAAACCTGATGAACTCGGTCCCGTACGCTGGTTAAGTAAACTCTATAAAGAAAAGGGAATGAAGGACGAGGCGAATACGTATAAAAATCTTTCCATTCATATGGCAAAACGGGCCTAG